atatatgttatactttatttaaaatattttaaaataaaaatatggaaacatattaaatttaaagaataaattattaaatgtgaaaaaaaaaatgtccgTGAACACCAACAATGtacctaaaaatataattatcaacaGCAATCCACacattaattgaattaaataaagcctgttaatttatttattttttctcgaAAGTGAATGGTTCCatcaccaacaaaatcacccAGGCTTTACGAAACCATAACTCACCGCTTCCCACCTTTCTTCATTGCCACATCCATCTTCTCCTTACAATGTCCTCGTACGTTTCTGAACTTCAATTTCTTTTCActattcttttctttccttcttttggCCCTTTACTTTGCTTGCAAGCCTATTATAATGTTCTCTTTCTTGTTTTTCGGAAAACTGTTACATATTAACTTCTATGCATTCAAAtttctattacttttttttcctttttgcatGTTTCAATCTGTCTGGTTTTGTTTTTCTACAGTGCTTTGTTAATGGTAATGTGTTATTGCTGTATTACGGGAAATTAGCTCCACATTTGGTGAAATGGTTGCACTATTTGCTCAGCGATATTGTAGCATTGCTGTTCACATATATCAGTAGgcaaaaagatttgaaagacACTGATGGGTTCAAATTTAAGTACCTATACGATGTGTTATTGTTTCTATTGGGGTCACATATCTTGGCCTAGTTATTGAAGTCAAATTTTGGACTATAGTTAGTTAATTGGGAATTTTCATTCTGACCTGCACTATTATGACGATATTATCAACAAGTGATTTTTGATCAGGGGATTGGATTGTAATCGTTTTATAATATTCATTCACTGCAAGAGTAGAAGCATGATAATCCCTGTAATCTCTTGATGCAGTAGTATATGGGATCCATATAATAACaattgttttatatgtgtagTTAAGctgataaaaacatatttgtagttaaattgaaataatagtGGTCGCATATAATCGTAACAATATATGATTGCATTTTGACCTCAAAAATCACAATATCTGTAGCACAGTTTTATATCCCTGCTAGTGTCAGCCGTACGTACTTGCTCAAACTTATTATGTTTTGGTTTACACTGCTACCGATTTATCAATAGATTGCACTTTATCTGTAAAAACACTTAATATTAAAGTGCAGCAAATAGAATATTTTGGAAACAAAAGTATGTAACTTAATTATTAGCATCATTGTTTATCAGGATGCGGCAGCAGGATGCCACTGATACAACCACCCTCAGCTATTGGTTAAATTGGAGGTTCCTTTTGTGTGCATTTTCTGTGTTGCTGCCAACGATCCTTGCATTTCTTGTAATATGGAAGGATATACGTTCGAGGAAATTCAAATCTGGCGAAGGAGAACATCAGCGAGAGGGAGCTTTGTCTGGTGATGAAGCATGGAAACCATGCCTTAAAGAAATTCACCCTGTTTTTTTGCTAGTTTTCCGTATCATTGcattctcttctcttttggCATCGCTAGTTGCCAAATTTTGTGTTAATGGTGGctccatatttttttattacactcAGTAAGTATTCCCTTTCTATTGACGTAAGTCTTGTAGCACAAGTATAGTGACGCCTTAAAGCTATACTAGAAAGCAAATTCAGCATTAAGCTTTATAAACGAGTTTGAAGCCATTTATGGTTTTTAGCTGTCTCAGTTTTATCAGTTTCATTTCATTGTTTTCCATTTCCTTCCCATTAGCTCCAAACACATCTGATGGTGGTTATTTTGAATTTCTTGCAGGTGGACCTTCGCTTTGATTACAATTTATTTTGGGGTAAGGCTTGTAATTTTTCTTAGAGGCCTTCAATGAAATCATTCCTTTTCCATACGTATTAAGTCAGTTTACGATGCTTTATATTCTATAGATATAGTACTTAGGCGGAAGCTTTGTCAGAAAGTGTTATCTATGAAGTAAGTGTTATCTATGAAGTCTTGGCATATTTGTAACTCACAAGATGAAATTTCTTTTTGTAGTGTGCATCTATGCTATCAGTTTATGGGTGTTATCAGTACAACAGACCAAGGACCACCTTTAATGTAGATATTGCTAGACTAGATGCAGAACAAGGGCCATACATGCCTCTCTTGCACCAGGATACCACAAATCGGTCTAGAATCGATCACCTTGCTGATCCCCATGATGAAATACACAAGAATCAAATTACAACCATATGgagttatatttttcaaattttattccAGGTATGGAGAAGAAATCGACAGGTTTATAGAGAATTGGATAGGCATGTTAGTTGTATAATGAAAATCAAACTCAACCCTTACTTCTTTGCTTtcgttatgtttttgtttatgttattgTGTTTGTGTCTCtctttaacatttttatgtCTTTTCAGTCTTAcatcttctctttttttcttcactttaatttttatattttgttctttcCTTCAGATACATGATTATACCATAGATTGTATATAATTTGTTAGGTTGCCAAATGATGAAGTCCAGCCTATGTTTGGAAATCCGTTGGCAAGTATGTTGAGAGAAGGAATGCTTTATTACTTTCAAGTTACATATATATGGGCAGTCTTGGCAACATGTTTCCAAACTTGGTCTAAGTCTTGCAGCTTTGGACCTTATTGCATGAAATTCTGATAACTTTTGCATCACGTTGTTAATGATTTTCAGCTGGATATTATGGGTCTGTTTGGGTAATTTTTTGAACAATTACTTCCTAGaactaaaataagaagaaaagatgaaatcatTTTACCCATAAactgaaaatttgattttgaagaaaaaatttagCTTATGGAAAAAGTTGTCATTTTTTTGTTcgtattttctttctctataaGTGCTTATGAAGAAGTTCATCTAAACAAACTCAATTTACTTGCACAATGTCAAGGATTTAACTTTATCCTGGTTGACTACGATGTTGCATTAGTATTCCCCTGATTTTATATGCCTTTTTAATACCTTTAAATAGATGAATGCAGGGGCGGTGATGCTTACAGATTGTGTTTATTGGATCATTATATTTCCATTCCTTACTCTGAAGGATTACGATTTTACCTTTGTGAGTAGAAAACTTCTGGATATTCCTAGTTCTTTCTGCTTTCTTGTTCGTGTTAAAATTGACTGCTTAACTTTCTTTACCTTTAGCTAACCTAATAGGTTGATGTGACATCCACATATCATAAAGGTTTGAGTTTGTGGCACATTCGTTCTCTGATTTTTCtatcctttttttaatttatatgctttttccGTACGTCAAGAAATTACTGCATCAATTTGTGTCACTTATTCGTATCCTATACTTTTGCATACTTTACATATACTTACATAAAGTATCTGTTAGAAAAATTGTTTCTAATATTATTCACAAACCAGCAATTGCTCTTATATAGACATGACATAATAATTGGAAATCCTAATTTATGATAGATATATCAATCTGATAGAGCATTAAAGGTATatgagaggaagaaaaagagacGAGGGCAGAGTAAGG
This sequence is a window from Vigna angularis cultivar LongXiaoDou No.4 chromosome 2, ASM1680809v1, whole genome shotgun sequence. Protein-coding genes within it:
- the LOC108329238 gene encoding uncharacterized protein LOC108329238 isoform X1; amino-acid sequence: MSSMRQQDATDTTTLSYWLNWRFLLCAFSVLLPTILAFLVIWKDIRSRKFKSGEGEHQREGALSGDEAWKPCLKEIHPVFLLVFRIIAFSSLLASLVAKFCVNGGSIFFYYTQWTFALITIYFGCASMLSVYGCYQYNRPRTTFNVDIARLDAEQGPYMPLLHQDTTNRSRIDHLADPHDEIHKNQITTIWSYIFQILFQMNAGAVMLTDCVYWIIIFPFLTLKDYDFTFMTVNMHTLNVFFLLGDAALNCLPVHWSGMSFFVLWTSLYVIFQWTFHAFSWIWWPYPFLTLSSPYSPLWYLLIALLHIPCYAMFKLIVEIKHYFFSKWFPSSTQF
- the LOC108329238 gene encoding uncharacterized protein LOC108329238 isoform X2, producing MSSMRQQDATDTTTLSYWLNWRFLLCAFSVLLPTILAFLVIWKDIRSRKFKSGEGEHQREGALSGDEAWKPCLKEIHPVFLLVFRIIAFSSLLASLVAKFCVNGGSIFFYYTQWTFALITIYFGCASMLSVYGCYQYNRPRTTFNVDIARLDAEQGPYMPLLHQDTTNRSRIDHLADPHDEIHKNQITTIWSYIFQILFQMNAGAVMLTDCVYWIIIFPFLTLKDYDFTFPVHWSGMSFFVLWTSLYVIFQWTFHAFSWIWWPYPFLTLSSPYSPLWYLLIALLHIPCYAMFKLIVEIKHYFFSKWFPSSTQF
- the LOC108329238 gene encoding uncharacterized protein LOC108329238 isoform X3 gives rise to the protein MSSMRQQDATDTTTLSYWLNWRFLLCAFSVLLPTILAFLVIWKDIRSRKFKSGEGEHQREGALSGDEAWKPCLKEIHPVFLLVFRIIAFSSLLASLVAKFCVNGGSIFFYYTQWTFALITIYFGCASMLSVYGCYQYNRPRTTFNVDIARLDAEQGPYMPLLHQDTTNRSRIDHLADPHDEIHKNQITTIWSYIFQILFQMTVNMHTLNVFFLLGDAALNCLPVHWSGMSFFVLWTSLYVIFQWTFHAFSWIWWPYPFLTLSSPYSPLWYLLIALLHIPCYAMFKLIVEIKHYFFSKWFPSSTQF